In Drosophila santomea strain STO CAGO 1482 chromosome 3L, Prin_Dsan_1.1, whole genome shotgun sequence, a single window of DNA contains:
- the LOC120450044 gene encoding translation initiation factor IF-2, with protein MSLRVAEVSPYLDLALCPIRAEPWTCARQQSGRILDVWDGELNVQWQKLKVEADRQMNATIERRGYSTSELPVKEKPSTILKKIEIGTNYMKKYLAESMDGFLGREYEYLQTPKAAEDDSETDQSGNSAEDDDEADADDASNAAEEEENADDEDAEADANNEEDDDEEEDDDRDEEDDDSDSTAEQDQDQDKDQEPEAEADNEDEDVDEAVSAPESDTEKENTPSVFSGAPAAQTQGDGKNPVLAEDNTSTGVEFIELQDGDETAAGALKKPGGGKRKKNKKGDKRKKNKKNKRKGQGSDTQPSTLVVVQAAPEHHEVDSEHEHGSSVISHGSADDTESVGKPMRKRKQKRRMKGKRKRKGQHGSAVVEHEQSDLSLGLGLLDELADADDVLSGVGGGKRKHRNPLNYGRSNGVTRGKKKKKKKAIAKFIMIGSFLKAKIELLLKILGAHLQVKFFAIALIGLLINIARFWIDVKRGSPPSKVVYVEHAHHQHHYEDHGDDWSEPGSYWKRSLQTDPSVEDTDSSTDSYQVRQPQQQSQIQDPHYLAYRNQYGQWH; from the exons ATGTCACTACGAGTTGCAG AGGTATCACCGTATCTGGACCTGGCCTTGTGTCCCATCAGAGCGGAACCCTGGACCTGTGCGCGCCAACAATCCGGTCGGATACTGGATGTTTGGGATGGAGAACTGAATGTCCAATGGCAGAAACTTAAAG TCGAGGCCGATCGGCAGATGAACGCCACGATCGAGAGAAGAGGCTACAGCACCTCGGAGTTGCCTGTGAAAGAGAAGCCATCGACGATACTGAAGAAAATTGAGATCGGCACGAATTACATGAAGAAATACCTGGCCGAATCCATGGACGG CTTCCTAGGTCGCGAATACGAGTATCTGCAGACACCGAAAGCGGCGGAGGATGATAGTGAAACTGACCAGAGTGGAAATAGTGCCGAAGATGACGATGAGGCGGATGCGGATGATGCCAGCAATGccgcggaggaggaggagaatgCAGATGATGAGGATGCGGAGGCGGATGCCAATAATGAGgaggatgacgatgaggaggaggatgatgaCAGGGatgaggaggacgacgacTCGGACAGCACGGCGGaacaggatcaggatcaggacaAGGACCAGGAGCCAGAGGCTGAAGCTGACAACGAAGACGAGGACGTGGATGAGGCGGTCTCAGCACCAGAGAGTGAtactgaaaaagaaaatacccCAAGTGTCTTCAGTGGAGCGCCGGCAGCGCAAACCCAAGGTGATGGGAAAAATCCCGTCCTAGCCGAGGACAACACTTCAACAG GTGTGGAATTTATCGAGCTGCAGGATGGCGATGAAACTGCGGCGGGTGCGCTGAAAAAGCCAGGAGGCGGTAAGCGCAAGAAGAACAAGAAGGGCGATAAGCGcaagaagaacaagaagaaCAAGCGGAAGGGTCAAGGGTCGGACACACAGCCCTCGAccttggtggtggtgcaggcTGCACCGGAGCACCATGAGGTGGACTCGGAACACGAGCACGGGTCCTCGGTGATTAGTCATGGGAGTGCCGATGATACGGAATCCGTGGGCAAGCCGATGAGGAAACGGAAGCAGAAGCGCCGCATGAAGGGCAAGCGGAAGCGCAAGGGTCAACACGGGTCAGCCGTGGTGGAGCACGAGCAGAGTGATCTCAGTTTGGGATTGGGCCTGCTCGACGAGCTGGCGGACGCGGATGATGTGCTGTCGGGAGTCGGCGGGGGAAAACGCAAGCACAGGAACCCACTTAATTATGGTAGAAGTAACGGAG TGACCCGaggcaagaagaagaagaagaagaaggccATTGCCAAGTTCATCATGATTGGCAGCTTCCTGAAGGCCAAAATCGAACTTCTGCTGAAGATCCTGGGCGCCCATCTGCAGGTCAAGTTCTTTGCCATAGCCCTGATCGGTCTGCTGATCAATATAGCCCGATTCTGGATCGATGTGAAGCGCGGCAGTCCGCCATCTAAG GTTGTATACGTTGAACATGCCCACCATCAGCACCACTACGAGGATCACGGCGACGACTGGAGCGAGCCGGGTAGCTACTGGAAGCGCTCCCTGCAAACGGATCCCTCGGTCGAGGACACCGACTCCTCCACGGACAGCTACCAGGTGCgacagccgcagcagcagtcaCAGATCCAGGATCCCCACTACCTGGCCTATCGCAATCAGTACGGCCAGTGGCATTAG
- the LOC120450155 gene encoding titin isoform X2: MPEQTETEDESAPAEAASLGTLTLPSNATSIRSDITDNFSCANKTYGYYADVENDCQIFHVCLPVTYADGRENTFRWSFICPEETIFSQESFTCMRREDMTIECEDSSRYYELNGNFGGAAEEESKPTPVESEEPEKEESEPEAEPEPVESEPEVPAEPEVQTAKPMKPVKAQKPKPNRRKPQPQRKVPVAVTAAPEVQAAPEPVAPVEVESKPMKPQRFTSRPNQERPQRPAIFNKPPTTVKPVEEVVENEPAVTEAVVQLSEPQPTLKLQTLFAEPEVIPVAVQEPEVQASEPAVTFVQPEPVAEEVVPSEVAIDTRIEDVKPIEAIEEIPAVIVESLDQTMPQEIQKAPEAQEEAKITEEAKPEEELKPEEEPKPEEDPKPEEEPKPEEEIKVEEELKPEEEPKPEEDPKPEEAAKPEVELKPQEIQAEEEPEVPAKVEEIIEAKPDVIKSEPAIMEASTSNEEPLVNLEALEAAKPADAPESMAATPEMEQHSPLVEEILDNTHDGEAQESLGGFKPVDPVMAAEAEQLITDFLNTLKQNEEKPETDLAESILPVNNADMAETILPADNADVSIEEAKLPEPEVVDKTASVEEQLLEETEDKKSQKTEMMQDSPIINIMQVQHMPMDYRIPVRIIPAEIQPVPAISEESEVAKESVPEVLPESAFEKVEESAPEEVKEELVDASPEEVKEIPSAEIQESPEEEPIEISPEEIKESIPEEIKETAPESEAELVATPEQTASHDDDAQESLVTAAYMPSIEDIVELVKERLDQTPKKDQLAPMELILTPGGDEPMSLVQSNPDQLEPESQTTEVAASTAEQKEEVILPIYKRVSAAEPAMSKVQTLPVTVSKVDTEALPETESQPEVREPKMDARKRRFLFRADAS; encoded by the exons ATGCCGGAACAGACCGAAACGGAGGATGAGTCGGCTCCAGCGGAAGCAGCTTCCCTGGGCACCCTCACCCTGCCCAGCAACGCCACCTCCATACGGTCGGACATCACGGATAACTTCTCGTGCGCCAACAAAACCTATGGCTACTATGCCGATGTGGAGAACGACTGCCAGATCTTCCACGTGTGCCTGCCGGTTACCTATGCCGATGGCAGGGAAAATACTTTCCGCTGGAGCTTCATCTGCCCCGAGGAGACCATCTTCAGTCAG GAATCGTTCACCTGCATGCGACGCGAGGACATGACCATTGAGTGCGAGGATAGCTCCAGATACTACGAACTAAATGGCAACTTTGGTGGTGCTGCGGAGGAGGAAAGCAAGCCCACTCCCGTTGAGAGTGAGGAGCCGGAGAAGGAGGAATCGGAGCCCGAAGCCGAACCCGAGCCCGTTGAGTCAGAGCCAGAGGTGCCGGCGGAACCAGAGGTCCAGACAGCCAAGCCCATGAAGCCAGTCAAGGCCCAAAAGCCCAAACCCAACCGAAGGAAGCCCCAGCCTCAGCGAAAGGTTCCAGTGGCGGTTACTGCTGCACCGGAGGTGCAAGCTGCTCCCGAGCCAGTTGCCCCCGTCGAAGTGGAGTCCAAGCCCATGAAGCCACAGAGATTCACCAGCAGACCCAACCAGGAGAGGCCGCAG CGTCCAGCAATCTTCAATAAGCCACCAACTACTGTGAAACCAGTGGAGGAAGTGGTGGAGAATGAACCGGCGGTCACAGAGGCAGTGGTTCAACTCAGTGAGCCCCAGCCCACACTGAAACTGCAGACCTTGTTCGCGGAACCGGAAGTTATTCCTGTGGCAGTCCAGGAGCCAGAAGTTCAGGCTTCCGAGCCAGCAGTGACTTTCGTTCAGCCAGAGCCCGTTGCTGAAGAGGTGGTACCTTCGGAGGTGGCTATTGATACCAGGATCGAGGATGTCAAGCCCATTGAAGCCATCGAGGAAATTCCGGCAGTCATAGTGGAAAGTCTAGATCAAACAATGCCCCAGGAAATTCAGAAAGCACCCGAAGCCCAGGAGGAAGCTAAGATAACTGAAGAGGCCAAGCCAGAAGAAGAGCTCAAGCCGGAAGAAGAGCCCAAACCAGAAGAAGATCCCAAGCCAGAAGAAGAGCCCAAGCCGGAAGAAGAAATTAAAGTGGAAGAAGAGCTCAAGCCGGAAGAAGAGCCCAAACCCGAAGAAGATCCCAAGCCAGAAGAAGCTGCTAAGCCGGAGGTGGAGCTCAAGCCCCAGGAAATCCAAGCCGAAGAAGAGCCTGAAGTGCCAGCCAAGGTGGAGGAGATCATTGAAGCTAAGCCCGATGTAATAAAATCGGAGCCAGCTATTATGGAGGCCAGCACCTCCAATGAGGAACCCTTGGTCAATCTGGAAGCTCTGGAGGCCGCTAAGCCAGCAGATGCCCCCGAGAGCATGGCAGCCACTCCCGAAATGGAACAGCACAGTCCTCTTGTGGAAGAAATCCTGGATAACACTCACGATGGAGAGGCGCAGGAGTCCCTGGGAGGCTTCAAGCCAGTGGATCCCGTGATGGCCGCCGAAGCGGAGCAGTTGATCACCGACTTTCTGAATACCCTGAAACAGAACGAAGAGAAACCAGAGACTGATTTGGCTGAGAGTATATTGCCGGTGAATAATGCAGATATGGCTGAAACTATATTGCCAGCGGATAATGCAGATGTGTCTATTGAGGAGGCCAAACTTCCGGAGCCCGAGGTCGTGGACAAGACTGCCTCAGTTGAGGAGCAGTTGTTGGAGGAAACCGAAGACAAGAAGAGCCAGAAGACCGAGATGATGCAGGACTCTCCGATCATCAACATTATGCAGGTGCAGCATATGCCCATGGACTATAGAATCCCAGTCCGGATAATTCCCGCGGAAATCCAGCCTGTTCCCGCCATCTCTGAGGAATCAGAGGTCGCTAAGGAAAGCGTTCCCGAAGTGCTACCCGAATCTGCCTTTGAGAAGGTCGAGGAAAGTGCTCCAGAAGAAGTTAAAGAAGAACTTGTCGATGCATCTCCTGAGGAAGTCAAAGAAATTCCTAGTGCAGAAATCCAGGAATCCCCTGAAGAGGAGCCCATAGAAATTTCTCCTGAAGAAATCAAGGAAAGCATTCCCGAGGAAATCAAGGAGACTGCGCCAGAGTCAGAGGCTGAGCTGGTGGCCACGCCCGAGCAGACTGCTTCCCACGACGATGACGCCCAGGAGAGTCTAGTCACAGCCGCCTACATGCCCTCCATTGAGGACATCGTGGAGCTGGTGAAAGAGCGCCTGGATCAGACGCCCAAGAAGGATCAGCTGGCTCCCATGGAGCTGATACTCACGCCCGGTGGTGATGAGCCCATGTCCTTGGTTCAGAGCAATCCAGATCAGTTGGAGCCGGAATCTCAGACCACGGAGGTGGCGGCGTCCACTGCCGAGCAGAAAGAGGAGGTCATCCTGCCCATTTACAAGCGCGTCTCCGCCGCCGAACCCGCCATGTCCAAGGTGCAAACGCTGCCCGTAACGGTGAGCAAAGTGGATACGGAAGCTCTGCCGGAAACTGAATCCCAGCCTGAAGTTCGGGAACCCAAGATGGACGCCCGCAAGCGACGTTTCCTGTTCCGCGCCGATGCCAGCTAA
- the LOC120450155 gene encoding probable serine/threonine-protein kinase kinX isoform X1 has protein sequence MPEQTETEDESAPAEAASLGTLTLPSNATSIRSDITDNFSCANKTYGYYADVENDCQIFHVCLPVTYADGRENTFRWSFICPEETIFSQESFTCMRREDMTIECEDSSRYYELNGNFGGAAEEESKPTPVESEEPEKEESEPEAEPEPVESEPEVPAEPEVQTAKPMKPVKAQKPKPNRRKPQPQRKVPVAVTAAPEVQAAPEPVAPVEVESKPMKPQRFTSRPNQERPQVKRPAIAAPPMRNELFNGIRKRPAIFNKPPTTVKPVEEVVENEPAVTEAVVQLSEPQPTLKLQTLFAEPEVIPVAVQEPEVQASEPAVTFVQPEPVAEEVVPSEVAIDTRIEDVKPIEAIEEIPAVIVESLDQTMPQEIQKAPEAQEEAKITEEAKPEEELKPEEEPKPEEDPKPEEEPKPEEEIKVEEELKPEEEPKPEEDPKPEEAAKPEVELKPQEIQAEEEPEVPAKVEEIIEAKPDVIKSEPAIMEASTSNEEPLVNLEALEAAKPADAPESMAATPEMEQHSPLVEEILDNTHDGEAQESLGGFKPVDPVMAAEAEQLITDFLNTLKQNEEKPETDLAESILPVNNADMAETILPADNADVSIEEAKLPEPEVVDKTASVEEQLLEETEDKKSQKTEMMQDSPIINIMQVQHMPMDYRIPVRIIPAEIQPVPAISEESEVAKESVPEVLPESAFEKVEESAPEEVKEELVDASPEEVKEIPSAEIQESPEEEPIEISPEEIKESIPEEIKETAPESEAELVATPEQTASHDDDAQESLVTAAYMPSIEDIVELVKERLDQTPKKDQLAPMELILTPGGDEPMSLVQSNPDQLEPESQTTEVAASTAEQKEEVILPIYKRVSAAEPAMSKVQTLPVTVSKVDTEALPETESQPEVREPKMDARKRRFLFRADAS, from the exons ATGCCGGAACAGACCGAAACGGAGGATGAGTCGGCTCCAGCGGAAGCAGCTTCCCTGGGCACCCTCACCCTGCCCAGCAACGCCACCTCCATACGGTCGGACATCACGGATAACTTCTCGTGCGCCAACAAAACCTATGGCTACTATGCCGATGTGGAGAACGACTGCCAGATCTTCCACGTGTGCCTGCCGGTTACCTATGCCGATGGCAGGGAAAATACTTTCCGCTGGAGCTTCATCTGCCCCGAGGAGACCATCTTCAGTCAG GAATCGTTCACCTGCATGCGACGCGAGGACATGACCATTGAGTGCGAGGATAGCTCCAGATACTACGAACTAAATGGCAACTTTGGTGGTGCTGCGGAGGAGGAAAGCAAGCCCACTCCCGTTGAGAGTGAGGAGCCGGAGAAGGAGGAATCGGAGCCCGAAGCCGAACCCGAGCCCGTTGAGTCAGAGCCAGAGGTGCCGGCGGAACCAGAGGTCCAGACAGCCAAGCCCATGAAGCCAGTCAAGGCCCAAAAGCCCAAACCCAACCGAAGGAAGCCCCAGCCTCAGCGAAAGGTTCCAGTGGCGGTTACTGCTGCACCGGAGGTGCAAGCTGCTCCCGAGCCAGTTGCCCCCGTCGAAGTGGAGTCCAAGCCCATGAAGCCACAGAGATTCACCAGCAGACCCAACCAGGAGAGGCCGCAGGTGAAAAGACCTGCAATTGCTGCTCCACCCATGCGAAATGAGCTCTTTAATGGCATCCGAAAGCGTCCAGCAATCTTCAATAAGCCACCAACTACTGTGAAACCAGTGGAGGAAGTGGTGGAGAATGAACCGGCGGTCACAGAGGCAGTGGTTCAACTCAGTGAGCCCCAGCCCACACTGAAACTGCAGACCTTGTTCGCGGAACCGGAAGTTATTCCTGTGGCAGTCCAGGAGCCAGAAGTTCAGGCTTCCGAGCCAGCAGTGACTTTCGTTCAGCCAGAGCCCGTTGCTGAAGAGGTGGTACCTTCGGAGGTGGCTATTGATACCAGGATCGAGGATGTCAAGCCCATTGAAGCCATCGAGGAAATTCCGGCAGTCATAGTGGAAAGTCTAGATCAAACAATGCCCCAGGAAATTCAGAAAGCACCCGAAGCCCAGGAGGAAGCTAAGATAACTGAAGAGGCCAAGCCAGAAGAAGAGCTCAAGCCGGAAGAAGAGCCCAAACCAGAAGAAGATCCCAAGCCAGAAGAAGAGCCCAAGCCGGAAGAAGAAATTAAAGTGGAAGAAGAGCTCAAGCCGGAAGAAGAGCCCAAACCCGAAGAAGATCCCAAGCCAGAAGAAGCTGCTAAGCCGGAGGTGGAGCTCAAGCCCCAGGAAATCCAAGCCGAAGAAGAGCCTGAAGTGCCAGCCAAGGTGGAGGAGATCATTGAAGCTAAGCCCGATGTAATAAAATCGGAGCCAGCTATTATGGAGGCCAGCACCTCCAATGAGGAACCCTTGGTCAATCTGGAAGCTCTGGAGGCCGCTAAGCCAGCAGATGCCCCCGAGAGCATGGCAGCCACTCCCGAAATGGAACAGCACAGTCCTCTTGTGGAAGAAATCCTGGATAACACTCACGATGGAGAGGCGCAGGAGTCCCTGGGAGGCTTCAAGCCAGTGGATCCCGTGATGGCCGCCGAAGCGGAGCAGTTGATCACCGACTTTCTGAATACCCTGAAACAGAACGAAGAGAAACCAGAGACTGATTTGGCTGAGAGTATATTGCCGGTGAATAATGCAGATATGGCTGAAACTATATTGCCAGCGGATAATGCAGATGTGTCTATTGAGGAGGCCAAACTTCCGGAGCCCGAGGTCGTGGACAAGACTGCCTCAGTTGAGGAGCAGTTGTTGGAGGAAACCGAAGACAAGAAGAGCCAGAAGACCGAGATGATGCAGGACTCTCCGATCATCAACATTATGCAGGTGCAGCATATGCCCATGGACTATAGAATCCCAGTCCGGATAATTCCCGCGGAAATCCAGCCTGTTCCCGCCATCTCTGAGGAATCAGAGGTCGCTAAGGAAAGCGTTCCCGAAGTGCTACCCGAATCTGCCTTTGAGAAGGTCGAGGAAAGTGCTCCAGAAGAAGTTAAAGAAGAACTTGTCGATGCATCTCCTGAGGAAGTCAAAGAAATTCCTAGTGCAGAAATCCAGGAATCCCCTGAAGAGGAGCCCATAGAAATTTCTCCTGAAGAAATCAAGGAAAGCATTCCCGAGGAAATCAAGGAGACTGCGCCAGAGTCAGAGGCTGAGCTGGTGGCCACGCCCGAGCAGACTGCTTCCCACGACGATGACGCCCAGGAGAGTCTAGTCACAGCCGCCTACATGCCCTCCATTGAGGACATCGTGGAGCTGGTGAAAGAGCGCCTGGATCAGACGCCCAAGAAGGATCAGCTGGCTCCCATGGAGCTGATACTCACGCCCGGTGGTGATGAGCCCATGTCCTTGGTTCAGAGCAATCCAGATCAGTTGGAGCCGGAATCTCAGACCACGGAGGTGGCGGCGTCCACTGCCGAGCAGAAAGAGGAGGTCATCCTGCCCATTTACAAGCGCGTCTCCGCCGCCGAACCCGCCATGTCCAAGGTGCAAACGCTGCCCGTAACGGTGAGCAAAGTGGATACGGAAGCTCTGCCGGAAACTGAATCCCAGCCTGAAGTTCGGGAACCCAAGATGGACGCCCGCAAGCGACGTTTCCTGTTCCGCGCCGATGCCAGCTAA